From the Rhodoferax mekongensis genome, one window contains:
- a CDS encoding IS30 family transposase, with protein MKYRTRTYYTDSQKALMWERWKQGWTLHEIGKLFDRHHGSVRQILAETGGIRPPERRRSCLALTLAEREEISRAVVAGLSIRAIATTLGRAPSTVSREIKRNGGQENYRANQADQAAWNRGHRPKVCKLVHNRALARIVAMKLRMLWSPEQIAGWLKHTYPCDESHHVSHETIYRSLFIQARGALKKELLAHLRRTRGMRRSRHYTQKTAIHGQIIDAVSISERPLGVEDRAVPGHWEGDLVFGSGNSQIATLVERQTRYVMLVKLDGKDSQTVVSALIKNAQKLPQELYKSLTWDRGTEMHGHKKFTVATDIQVYFCDPQSPWQRGSNENTNGLLRQYMPKGMNLSGFSQVQLNAIARQLNERPRKTLGFHTPAEMFSECVASTG; from the coding sequence ATGAAGTATCGAACGCGAACCTACTACACAGACAGTCAGAAGGCGCTCATGTGGGAGCGCTGGAAGCAAGGGTGGACGCTGCACGAGATTGGCAAGCTATTTGATCGCCACCATGGATCGGTGCGCCAAATCCTGGCAGAGACAGGTGGAATCCGCCCACCAGAGCGTCGCCGTTCCTGTCTTGCACTGACGTTGGCAGAGCGTGAGGAGATTTCGCGTGCGGTGGTGGCTGGCTTGTCGATTCGAGCGATAGCGACGACGCTCGGACGTGCCCCTTCGACTGTCAGTCGTGAAATTAAGCGTAACGGCGGCCAAGAGAACTACCGCGCGAATCAAGCCGACCAAGCTGCATGGAATCGGGGGCATCGCCCCAAGGTCTGCAAGTTAGTGCATAACCGTGCCTTGGCTCGCATCGTGGCAATGAAGCTGCGGATGCTCTGGTCACCGGAACAGATCGCAGGCTGGCTCAAGCATACTTATCCGTGCGACGAAAGCCATCACGTGTCACACGAGACCATCTACCGCAGCCTGTTCATCCAAGCACGTGGCGCCTTGAAGAAGGAGCTTTTGGCCCATCTGAGGCGTACTCGTGGCATGCGTCGGTCTCGTCACTACACGCAGAAGACGGCAATCCACGGACAGATCATCGACGCTGTCTCGATCAGTGAGCGGCCACTCGGCGTTGAGGATCGAGCAGTACCTGGTCACTGGGAAGGGGACTTAGTCTTTGGCAGTGGCAATAGCCAGATCGCAACACTGGTTGAGCGTCAGACGCGGTACGTGATGCTAGTCAAACTCGATGGAAAAGACTCGCAAACAGTTGTCAGCGCGCTAATCAAGAACGCTCAAAAACTGCCGCAAGAGCTCTATAAGTCATTGACTTGGGACAGGGGTACGGAAATGCATGGACACAAGAAGTTCACCGTAGCCACCGACATCCAAGTCTACTTCTGCGATCCGCAAAGCCCATGGCAACGTGGAAGCAACGAGAACACGAATGGGTTGCTAAGACAGTACATGCCAAAGGGCATGAACCTCTCGGGTTTCTCTCAGGTTCAACTCAATGCAATTGCCAGACAATTGAATGAGAGGCCGCGCAAAACGCTCGGCTTCCATACACCCGCTGAAATGTTCAGCGAATGTGTTGCATCGACCGGTTGA